A region from the Aegilops tauschii subsp. strangulata cultivar AL8/78 chromosome 5, Aet v6.0, whole genome shotgun sequence genome encodes:
- the LOC109780535 gene encoding probable 1-acylglycerol-3-phosphate O-acyltransferase — protein sequence MRRAAAATTRIRVGMAAEEVRQASAAATAAEAASASVPAPAGSRWARVWPSALRWIPTSTERIIAAEKRLLSILKTGYVQEQVNIGSAPPGSKVKWFRSSSDEPRFINTVTFDSKENAPTLVMVHGYGASQGFFFRNFDALASRFRVIAIDQLGWGGSSRPDFDCRSTEETEAWFIDSFEEWRKAKNLSNFILLGHSFGGYVAAKYALQHPEHVQHLILVGSAGFSSETDHSSEWLTKFRATWKGMLVNHLWESNFTPQRIVRGLGPWGPDLVRRYTTARFGSHSTGELLTENESSLLTDYIYHTLAAKASGELCLKHIFSLGAFARKPLLHSASDWKVPTTFIYGHDDWMNYQGAQQARKDMKVPCEIIRVPQGGHFVFIDNPAGFHSAIFYACRKFLSGDAEEGLSLPDGLISA from the exons atgcgccgggcagccgccgccaccaccaggatcAGGGTCGGGATGGCGGCGGAGGAGGTCAGGCAGGCGTCCGCGGCCGCCACGGCCGCCGAGGCCGCGTCGGCGTCGGTGCCGGCCCCCGCGGGCTCCCGCTGGGCGCGGGTCTGGCCCTCCGCGCTGCGCTGGATCCCCACCTCCACCGAACGCATCATCGCCGCCGAGAAGCGCCTCCTCTCCATCCTCAA AACTGGGTATGTCCAAGAACAAGTCAACATTGGCTCTGCTCCACCTGGGTCAAAAGTAAAATGGTTTAGATCATCAAGTGATGAGCCAAGGTTCATCAATACAGTGACATTTGATAGCAAGGAGAATGCTCCCACCCTTGTCATGGTCCATGGTTATGGTGCTTCACAGGGGTTCTTCTTTAGAAACTTTGATGCCCTTGCAAGCCGTTTCCGGGTGATTGCCATTGACCAGCTTGG TTGGGGTGGATCAAGCAGACCTGACTTTGATTGTAGAAGTACTGAAG AAACCGAGGCTTGGTTCATAGATTCATTTGAGGAATGGCGCAAAGCAAAAAACCTCAGTAATTTTATATTGCTTGGTCATTCTTTCGGAGGATATGTTGCGGCAAAGTATGCCTTACAG CATCCTGAACATGTTCAGCACTTGATTTTGGTTGGTTCTGCTGGCTTTTCGTCAGAAACAGATCATAGTTCTGAGTGGTTAACCAAGTTCCGTGCAACGTGGAAAGGCATGCTAGTAAACCATCTTTGGGAGTCCAATTTTACTCCTCAAAGAATTGTGAG AGGATTAGGTCCTTGGGGCCCAGATTTAGTTCGGAGATATACCACTGCTAGGTTTGGCTCACATTCAACAGGTGAATTACTAACAGAAAACGAGTCCTCCTTGCTGACAG ATTACATTTACCACACTTTAGCTGCCAAAGCTAGTGGAGAGCTGTGCTTAAAACATATTTTTTCCTTGGGGGCATTTGCAAGGAAACCACTTCTGCACAG TGCATCTGACTGGAAAGTGCCAACTACTTTCATATATGGTCATGACGATTGGATGAATTACCAAGGGGCACAGCAAGCACGCAAGGACATGAAAGTTCCTTGCGAAATCATCAGAGTCCCACAG GGAGGACATTTTGTGTTTATAGATAACCCTGCGGGGTTCCACTCGGCGATCTTCTACGCGTGCCGGAAATTTTTATCTGGAGATGCAGAGGAGGGTCTCTCGCTTCCTGATGGCTTGATATCTGCATGA
- the LOC109780536 gene encoding uncharacterized protein — protein sequence MASTGVKDFYRQKKKGGVGKTSASSKKKTQNYTGGASVGASNKAQTAALISHGSLDLKDDFSEQEEQLRQFDMDMKFGPCIGVNRLQRWERASAMGLQPPPHLRDLLARASSGNNRNNGGPSPECLWEGKI from the exons ATGGCTTCTACTGGCGTGAAAGATTTCTACCGGCAGAAGAAGAAAGGAGGTGTCGGCAAAACTTCAGCATCTTCCAAGAAGAAAACACAGAATTACACTGGAGGGGCCTCTGTTGGGGCCTCGAATAAGGCTCAGACAGCAGCACTAATTTCTCACGGATCCTTAGACCTCAAAG atGATTTCAGTGAGCAAGAGGAGCAGCTGCGGCAGTTTGACATGGACATGAAGTTTGGCCCGTGCATCGGTGTCAACCGGCTTCAGCGCTGGGAGCGTGCTTCCGCCATGGGCCTCCAGCCACCGCCCCACCTTCGTGATCTCCTAGCGCGCGCCTCCTCCGGAAACAACCGCAACAACGGCGGCCCCTCCCCTGAGTGCCTCTGGGAGGGTAAGATCTAG
- the LOC109780534 gene encoding pentatricopeptide repeat-containing protein At2g36980, mitochondrial-like → MSLHPQAGRAAARAAEHGAIAGLAAATSRIASHGRAGDAAAARAVFDAMPRRDAVAWNAMLTAYARAGQPRATLALFAGMGTPDAFSLTAALSAAASLRCPHAGAQLHARLLRLGLRAPLPVGNALVAMYARCARADDAARAFREMRDRNALSWCSLLHAYVASGRMALARELFDEMPAGSISSVAWNTLLTGYSRSGNAEQCLLLFNEMRVSGLSCDDATLCILIDACMELRYPSTGVAVHKIVVQSGWNAIPEVNNSLISFYSKFSLLDHAVKIFESMVSRTVVSWNSLIDAYTRLGHIEQAAALFQSAPETNAISWTSMIGGFARNGCADDALALFVKMLAHEHICPDDFTFGAVLHACATAASLASGRMIHACAFQSGFASYLYVANSLMDMYAKCGDVEGAGNVFQAVLQKDSVSWNTMLFGFAINGWAKEAFAVYERMLSHDVCPNEVTFTGLLTACSHSGLLEQGRTFFESMVSVHGLKPTPEHLACVLDMYARSGNIAKAIEMLDQYSESIHTHSSDMHESLLSAYSSVHLDARIGRKVGCSMVSTEPVRDTGYVMLSNLLCTTGQWKEAEGVRRAMTEHGVKKSPGCSWIHVKGAAKVFVSGGQELYLSDGICDIIQLLDGEMRNSMCSGA, encoded by the coding sequence ATGAGCCTACACCCACAGGCGGGCCGCGCCGCGGCACGCGCGGCAGAGCATGGAGCCATCGCCGGCCTGGCCGCCGCCACCTCCAGGATCGCCTCCCACGGCCgcgccggcgacgccgccgcgGCGCGCGCCGTGTTCGACGCGATGCCCCGCCGCGACGCCGTCGCGTGGAACGCCATGCTCACCGCCTACGCCCGCGCCGGCCAGCCGCGCGCGACCCTCGCGCTCTTCGCCGGCATGGGCACGCCggacgccttctccctcaccgcaGCGCTCTCCGCGgcggcctccctccgctgcccTCACGCAGGCGCGCAGCTCCACgcccgcctcctccgcctcggcCTGCGCGCGCCGCTCCCCGTCGGCAACGCGCTCGTCGCCATGTACGCCAGGTGCGCCCGCGCAGACGACGCCGCGCGCGCCTTCCGGGAGATGCGCGACCGCAACGCGCTGTCGTGGTGCTCGCTCCTCCACGCCTACGTCGCCTCGGGCCGTATGGCGCTGGCGCGCGAGCTGTTTGACGAAATGCCCGCTGGAAGCATCAGCAGTGTTGCCTGGAACACGCTGCTCACGGGGTATTCCCGCAGTGGCAATGCCGAGCAGTGTCTGCTTCTGTTCAACGAGATGCGGGTGTCGGGGCTGTCTTGCGACGATGCAACGCTCTGCATTCTAATCGACGCTTGCATGGAGCTGCGCTACCCATCCACCGGGGTTGCAGTCCACAAGATCGTTGTGCAGAGTGGCTGGAATGCAATCCCCGAAGTCAATAACTCACTTATTTCCTTCTACAGTAAGTTCAGCTTGCTAGATCATGCCGTCAAGATCTTCGAGTCTATGGTGAGTAGAACCGTCGTGTCCTGGAATTCACTGATCGATGCATACACAAGGCTTGGCCACATTGAACAAGCTGCTGCTCTGTTTCAAAGTGCTCCTGAGACCAATGCCATCTCCTGGACTTCGATGATTGGAGGTTTTGCGAGGAATGGCTGCGCAGATGATGCCCTTGCACTATTTGTCAAGATGCTGGCACACGAGCATATCTGTCCCGATGATTTCACTTTTGGGGCTGTGCTTCATGCTTGCGCTACGGCTGCTTCTCTGGCCAGTGGAAGGATGATCCATGCCTGTGCATTCCAAAGTGGTTTTGCTTCATACTTGTATGTGGCCAACAGCTTGATGGACATGTATGCCAAGTGTGGTGATGTCGAGGGTGCAGGCAATGTGTTCCAGGCCGTTCTTCAGAAGGACTCTGTCTCATGGAACACCATGCTGTTTGGGTTCGCGATAAATGGATGGGCGAAGGAAGCATTTGCGGTGTATGAAAGGATGTTGTCCCACGATGTTTGCCCCAATGAAGTCACATTCACAGGATTGCTCACAGCCTGCAGCCATTCTGGCCTCCTGGAACAAGGAAGAACCTTCTTTGAGTCGATGGTGTCTGTTCATGGACTGAAACCGACACCAGAGCATTTAGCTTGCGTTCTCGACATGTATGCTAGATCAGGTAACATCGCAAAAGCCATTGAGATGCTGGACCAATACTCAGAATCCATACATACGCATAGCAGCGATATGCACGAGTCTCTGCTTAGTGCCTACTCATCCGTTCACCTGGACGCAAGAATCGGAAGGAAGGTGGGGTGCAGCATGGTGTCGACGGAGCCTGTGAGAGACACTGGCTATGTGATGCTGTCCAACTTGTTGTGCACCACTGGGCAGTGGAAGGAAGCCGAGGGGGTGAGAAGAGCCATGACAGAGCATGGTGTCAAGAAGTCTCCTGGCTGTAGCTGGATCCATGTGAAGGGTGCTGCTAAGGTGTTTGTATCAGGTGGGCAAGAACTTTATCTGTCAGATGGAATATGTGATATCATTCAGTTGTTGGATGGAGAAATGAGAAATAGCATGTGTTCAGGTGCATAA